The following are encoded together in the Populus trichocarpa isolate Nisqually-1 chromosome 5, P.trichocarpa_v4.1, whole genome shotgun sequence genome:
- the LOC7489491 gene encoding serine/threonine-protein kinase SRK2I produces the protein MDRSAMTVGPGMDMPIMHDSDRYDLVRDIGSGNFGVARLMRDKVTKELVAVKYIERGDKIDENVQREIINHRSLRHPNIVRFKEVILTPTHLAIVMEYAAGGELFERICKSGRFSEDEARFFFQQLISGVSYCHAMQVCHRDLKLENTLLDDSPAPRLKICDFGYSKSSVLHSQPKSTVGTPAYIAPEVLLRQEYDGKVADVWSCGVTLYVMLVGSYPFEDPAEPKDFRKTIQRVINVQYSIPDSILITPECCHLISRIFDADPATRITIPEIRNHEWFLKNLPADLMDEKTMGSQFEEPDQPMQSVDAVMQIVSEATVPAVGVHGLNRCMMDNLDMDDDMDGLDSESELDIDSSGEIVYAL, from the exons ATGGATAGATCGGCGATGACAGTAGGACCGGGAATGGACATGCCGATCATGCATGACAGTGACCGGTACGATTTAGTGAGAGATATCGGGTCGGGTAATTTCGGTGTAGCTCGGCTGATGAGAGATAAAGTTACTAAAGAACTTGTTGCTGTTAAATACATAGAAAGAGGCGATAAG ATTGATGAAAATGTTCAGAGAGAAATAATAAATCATAGGTCATTGAGGCATCCCAATATTGTGAGGTTTAAAGAG GTGATTTTAACACCGACCCATTTGGCAATTGTAATGGAATATGCAGCTGGAGGAGAGCTTTTTGAGCGAATTTGCAAGAGTGGGCGATTCAGCGAGGATGAG GCACGGTTCTTCTTTCAACAACTTATATCTGGAGTCAGCTATTGTCATGCCATG CAAGTATGTCACCGTGACTTGAAGTTGGAGAACACATTGTTGGATGATAGTCCTGCTCCTCGTTTGAAGATTTGTGATTTTGGGTACTCCAAG TCTTCAGTGCTTCACTCTCAACCGAAATCAACTGTGGGAACTCCTGCATACATTGCTCCAGAAGTTTTGTTGAGGCAAGAATATGATGGCAAG GTTGCAGATGTGTGGTCGTGTGGTGTAACCTTATATGTGATGCTGGTTGGATCATATCCCTTCGAGGACCCTGCTGAGCCTAAAGACTTCCGAAAGACAATACAG AGAGTTATTAATGTCCAGTATTCTATTCCAGACTCCATTCTGATAACCCCAGAGTGTTGCCACCTGATTTCAAGGATTTTTGATGCCGATCCTGCAACT AGGATTACCATCCCCGAAATCAGGAATCATGAGTGGTTTCTGAAGAATCTTCCCGCTGACCTAATGGATGAAAAAACTATGGGCAGCCAGTTTGAAGAGCCTGATCAGCCCATGCAGAGCGTTGATGCAGTCATGCAGATAGTTTCCGAGGCCACTGTACCAGCAGTTGGAGTGCATGGTCTTAATCGATGTATGATGGACAATCTGGACATGGATGATGACATGGACGGTCTAGATTCTGAATCCGAGCTTGATATTGACAGCAGTGGGGAGATAGTTTATGCATTGTAA